Proteins encoded together in one Jaculus jaculus isolate mJacJac1 chromosome 7, mJacJac1.mat.Y.cur, whole genome shotgun sequence window:
- the LOC101609846 gene encoding ubiquitin-like protein 5 — protein MIEVVCNDRLGKKVRVKCTTDDTIGDLKKLIAAQTGTRCDKIVLKKWYTIFKDHVSLGDYEIHDGMNLELYYQ, from the coding sequence ATGATCGAGGTTGTTTGCAACGACCGTCTGGGGAAGAAAGTCCGCGTGAAGTGCACCACCGATGACACCATTGGGGACCTTAAGAAACTGATCGCAGCTCAAACTGGCACCCGTTGTGACAAAATTGTCCTTAAGAAGTGGTACACGATTTTTAAGGACCACGTGTCTCTGGGAGACTATGAGATTCATGATGGGATGAACCTGGAGCTTTATTACCAGTAG
- the LOC123462256 gene encoding protein tyrosine phosphatase type IVA 1-like, with product MARMNRPAPVEVTYKNMRFLITHNPTNATLNKFIEELKKYGVTTIVRVCEATYDTALVEKEGIRVLDWPFDDGAPPSNQIVDDWLSLVKIKFREEPGCCIAVHCVAGLGRAPVLVALALIEGGMKYEDAVQFIRQKRRCAFNSKQLLYLEKYRPKMRLRFKDSNGHRNNCCIQ from the coding sequence ATGGCTCGAATGAACCGCCCTGCTCCTGTGGAAGTCACATACAAGAACATGAGATTCCTTATTACTCACAATCCAACCAATGCAAccttaaataaatttatagagGAACTTAAGAAGTATGGAGTGACCACAATAGTAAGAGTATGTGAAGCAACTTATGACACTGCTCTTGTGGAGAAAGAAGGCATTCGTGTTCTTGATTGGCCTTTTGATGATGGTGCACCACCTTCAAACCAGATTGTTGATGACTGGTTAAGTCTTGTAAAAATCAAGTTTCGTGAAGAACCTGGTTGTTGTATTGCTGTGCATTGTGTTGCAGGACTTGGGAGAGCTCCAGTGCTTGTTGCCCTAGCATTAATTGAAGGTGGTATGAAATATGAAGATGCAGTacaattcataagacaaaagCGGCGTTGTGCTTTCAACAGCAAGCAACTTTTGTATTTGGAGAAGTATCGTCCTAAAATGCGGCTGCGCTTCAAAGACTCCAATGGTCATAGAAACAACTGTTGTATCCAATAA